A single Leptolyngbya sp. FACHB-261 DNA region contains:
- a CDS encoding GDYXXLXY domain-containing protein produces MTATTGRPLPGWRLWLPLAFQIVLVAAVPAQAIYTQLLGRAVILQTVPVDPYSLMQGYSVTLSYDISNLDTLKRLPGWQDIPKTANAMTSRGSPERVPGPETTFYIILEAPPQTGTRTPPQAWKPVAIRSEQPKSLAANQVALKGQGNHWNVLYGLETYYIPEEVRFELNEALRLGSKQAPVVEIKVDKQGHAVPVRLWVKNREYRF; encoded by the coding sequence ATGACTGCAACCACTGGAAGACCCTTGCCCGGTTGGCGGCTGTGGCTGCCTCTGGCGTTTCAGATTGTGCTAGTGGCCGCCGTTCCAGCCCAGGCAATTTATACTCAACTGCTTGGCAGAGCTGTGATTCTGCAAACTGTGCCGGTCGATCCTTATAGCTTGATGCAAGGCTATTCGGTCACCCTCAGCTATGACATTTCCAACTTAGACACGTTAAAGCGCCTACCCGGTTGGCAAGACATCCCTAAAACTGCGAATGCTATGACAAGCAGGGGTAGCCCTGAACGCGTGCCGGGCCCGGAGACAACGTTCTACATCATTTTGGAAGCACCGCCTCAGACCGGAACCCGAACCCCGCCCCAAGCTTGGAAACCGGTTGCCATTCGCTCTGAACAGCCCAAATCTTTGGCTGCTAATCAAGTTGCGCTCAAAGGGCAAGGTAACCACTGGAATGTGCTTTACGGTCTGGAAACTTATTACATTCCAGAAGAAGTGCGATTTGAGTTGAATGAAGCTCTACGCTTAGGTAGCAAACAGGCTCCGGTCGTTGAGATCAAGGTGGACAAACAGGGCCATGCCGTGCCGGTGCGACTGTGGGTGAAAAACCGCGAGTACCGATTCTAA
- a CDS encoding DUF2157 domain-containing protein produces MTSDEFRYQLRREIEQWQAEGLIDTLQYQRLSERYQLDSLDTSASNRFVTILVGLGGLLLGLGVITFVAANWQAWPRIFKVVLLLAVLVGVNATGFYLWQRSNQWRRLGQALLLLGALSLGANLALMAQMFHISGEPYKLFFVWSLGTLAMAYGLRFVPLGILSLFLMAWGYWSGSWQWSSFGAALPFELILTHLPIVAALAFVPFAYWCRSRPAFGLAALLVVLSLERNLFMSPQPLARATVSAVAYALPPALLWGYQDHLWQRLGLRVGLRQGLRLEQSPAPIQFRPLARRLALFFLGLAFYGLSFHYAWPTQTAEIARDETLQPNNWALLIDIVVFISLAIFEWLKLAQQAEQGSLRWHGAISNSAVIGSFIALGAAVLTWHYALNPIVLFGAFFFNVLLFLLAGGLIRQGLSSAQRLTFWSGVLLLALQVLSRLFEYQTALLLKSFVFVLCGIGVIVAGLWFERYQRTQAEAAVSLTGE; encoded by the coding sequence ATGACTTCAGATGAATTTCGTTATCAACTACGGCGAGAGATTGAGCAATGGCAGGCCGAAGGGCTAATTGATACATTGCAATACCAACGGCTGAGCGAGCGCTATCAATTAGACAGCCTGGATACCTCTGCCAGTAACCGCTTCGTCACAATTTTAGTTGGGCTGGGTGGCTTACTGTTAGGGTTGGGGGTTATCACCTTCGTCGCTGCAAACTGGCAGGCTTGGCCCCGCATCTTCAAGGTTGTTCTGCTTTTGGCTGTGCTTGTGGGGGTGAATGCAACAGGCTTTTATCTGTGGCAACGTTCAAATCAATGGCGGCGCTTAGGGCAGGCTTTGTTGTTGCTCGGGGCTTTGAGCTTAGGGGCCAATTTGGCACTTATGGCGCAGATGTTTCATATCAGCGGGGAGCCATACAAACTATTCTTCGTGTGGTCCCTGGGCACTCTGGCGATGGCCTACGGTTTACGCTTTGTGCCCTTAGGCATCCTATCGCTGTTCTTAATGGCCTGGGGCTATTGGAGCGGTAGCTGGCAGTGGTCATCCTTTGGTGCTGCTCTGCCATTTGAGCTGATTCTGACGCACTTGCCAATTGTTGCTGCACTGGCCTTCGTGCCGTTCGCCTATTGGTGCCGTTCCCGCCCAGCGTTTGGCTTGGCCGCACTGCTGGTGGTTCTGTCGCTAGAGCGGAATCTGTTCATGTCTCCCCAACCCTTGGCCAGAGCAACGGTGAGTGCTGTCGCTTATGCATTGCCACCTGCACTCCTGTGGGGATACCAAGATCACCTTTGGCAACGGCTTGGGCTTAGAGTTGGGCTTAGACAGGGGCTTAGGCTTGAGCAGTCGCCAGCACCGATCCAGTTTCGTCCGTTAGCTCGTCGTTTAGCCCTGTTCTTTTTAGGCCTTGCCTTCTACGGTTTGTCTTTTCACTATGCCTGGCCTACTCAAACTGCTGAAATTGCTCGGGATGAAACCTTGCAACCGAACAATTGGGCACTACTCATAGACATCGTTGTGTTTATCAGCCTTGCCATTTTTGAGTGGCTCAAACTAGCGCAGCAAGCAGAGCAAGGTTCGCTTCGGTGGCATGGGGCGATTAGTAATAGCGCCGTGATTGGTAGCTTCATTGCCTTAGGGGCTGCCGTGCTGACCTGGCATTACGCGCTCAATCCCATTGTTCTATTTGGGGCTTTCTTCTTCAATGTGCTTCTGTTTCTGTTGGCTGGCGGCTTGATTCGGCAGGGTCTCAGTTCAGCCCAGAGATTAACTTTTTGGTCCGGTGTTTTACTGCTAGCACTGCAAGTTCTGAGCCGTTTGTTTGAGTACCAAACTGCCTTGCTGCTGAAGTCATTTGTCTTTGTGCTCTGTGGCATTGGCGTGATTGTGGCAGGTCTATGGTTTGAACGCTATCAGCGCACTCAAGCTGAGGCGGCTGTTTCGCTAACGGGAGAGTAA
- a CDS encoding AI-2E family transporter → MGERPIIKPWQQVSNRDLVRFLLLFACSWALLQILVYFNHVIVIFTVASITAFLLNYPVRWLKQLMPRGLAVALVFFTSLILITGLTVTLGLEVLSQGQQLIDSVSSFVNSLTPQVERLEGVLRVRRIPVNLRVIEEQIRNQVLAGIGFGLTFLQVILANLVDFILIAVVTFYMLLDGHRLWTLVLKALPPTLRNRFNRTVQLKFLGFFQGQLILCLFLTTCTMVAFLIMQVPFALILAVIVAVFDLIPGIGATLGVFLVFLILLLQNPWLAFRVLLLCIVLQQIQDNFIYPRVMGTSLNINPVVIFFALLVGARVAGLLGVFLAIPIAGVVVSMFEIDEMKGEA, encoded by the coding sequence GTGGGTGAACGACCAATCATTAAACCTTGGCAGCAGGTCAGTAATCGAGATTTGGTTCGTTTTCTCCTCTTGTTTGCCTGTAGCTGGGCCCTGCTCCAGATCTTGGTTTATTTCAACCATGTGATTGTGATTTTCACGGTCGCATCCATCACTGCGTTTCTGTTGAACTATCCAGTTCGGTGGCTCAAGCAGCTAATGCCTCGCGGTCTGGCTGTTGCTCTGGTGTTCTTCACAAGTCTGATTCTGATCACTGGTTTAACTGTGACCTTGGGACTAGAAGTTTTATCTCAAGGTCAGCAGTTGATTGATAGTGTGAGTAGCTTTGTCAACTCTTTAACCCCTCAAGTGGAGCGATTGGAGGGAGTTTTGCGGGTGCGTAGGATTCCCGTCAACCTAAGGGTTATTGAAGAACAGATTAGAAATCAAGTCTTAGCGGGCATTGGCTTTGGCTTGACTTTTTTGCAGGTTATTCTTGCAAACTTGGTTGATTTTATTCTAATTGCTGTTGTCACCTTTTATATGTTGCTTGATGGTCACCGGCTCTGGACACTTGTCCTCAAAGCGCTGCCACCGACCCTACGCAATCGGTTCAATCGAACGGTGCAACTTAAATTTCTAGGTTTCTTTCAGGGACAGCTAATTCTGTGCCTGTTTCTGACAACTTGCACGATGGTCGCTTTTCTAATCATGCAAGTGCCCTTTGCCCTAATCCTAGCCGTGATTGTGGCTGTTTTTGACCTGATTCCTGGCATTGGGGCAACTTTGGGTGTATTTTTAGTTTTTCTAATTTTGCTGTTGCAAAATCCTTGGCTAGCCTTTCGGGTCCTGCTACTTTGCATTGTTTTGCAACAGATTCAGGACAATTTTATCTACCCACGTGTAATGGGAACCTCTTTAAATATTAATCCTGTTGTGATCTTTTTCGCGCTGCTGGTGGGAGCTAGAGTGGCAGGATTATTAGGCGTATTTTTGGCGATCCCAATTGCTGGGGTAGTCGTCAGCATGTTTGAGATTGATGAAATGAAAGGTGAGGCTTAA
- a CDS encoding MgtC/SapB family protein — MTITEFWTIVSRLGIALAVGACVGWERQSRHKPAGLRTHMLVSLGAALFVLAVLEFSPGPVVNADGLSSSADDNALSRVIQGIVTGVGFLGAGEVIQQQRSDRPSTEVKGLTSAAAIWVSAALGVAAGSGAWGIALIGAVLTLGTLSGVKQLERWTKLHKDTDP, encoded by the coding sequence ATGACGATCACTGAGTTCTGGACCATTGTTTCTCGCCTCGGCATTGCTTTGGCTGTCGGCGCTTGTGTGGGTTGGGAGCGGCAATCTAGGCACAAACCAGCAGGTTTACGCACTCATATGCTGGTCAGCCTGGGAGCAGCCCTGTTCGTTCTGGCCGTCCTAGAGTTTTCACCTGGACCAGTGGTCAATGCCGATGGTCTAAGTTCAAGTGCCGATGACAATGCTCTATCTCGTGTCATTCAGGGCATTGTGACCGGTGTTGGCTTTCTAGGGGCAGGAGAAGTGATCCAACAACAGCGTTCAGACCGACCGAGCACAGAAGTCAAAGGGTTAACTTCCGCAGCAGCGATCTGGGTTTCAGCAGCACTTGGGGTAGCCGCAGGCTCAGGAGCCTGGGGAATCGCTCTGATCGGCGCCGTGTTGACCCTAGGAACTCTCAGCGGCGTGAAACAGCTAGAACGGTGGACGAAACTCCATAAAGACACTGATCCCTAA
- a CDS encoding thermonuclease family protein: MVNLIVLVLALAVWLIGCSNANAQRWTVVDVHDGDTIRIERAGTTEKVRFACIDAPELAQPLGKASRDHLRMLINQADGQVQVKIMDTDRYGRRVAEVFTRGQKFLQAEQAQAGMAYVYDQYLKNCPDAATVQQAQKIAQQQKLGVWQRNYQKPWEYRKRQRS; this comes from the coding sequence TTGGTTAACCTAATTGTCTTGGTCTTGGCCTTAGCTGTCTGGCTCATAGGCTGCAGCAATGCTAATGCTCAGCGCTGGACCGTTGTTGATGTTCACGATGGCGATACCATCCGGATTGAGCGGGCGGGGACGACAGAAAAAGTTCGCTTCGCCTGCATTGATGCGCCAGAATTGGCACAACCCCTGGGCAAAGCTTCACGAGACCACTTGCGCATGCTGATTAACCAGGCTGATGGCCAGGTCCAGGTCAAAATTATGGACACCGATCGCTACGGGCGCAGGGTTGCAGAGGTTTTCACAAGGGGTCAGAAGTTTCTTCAAGCCGAACAGGCACAAGCAGGCATGGCTTATGTCTACGACCAATATTTGAAAAATTGCCCTGATGCCGCAACCGTACAACAAGCTCAAAAGATCGCTCAGCAACAAAAGCTGGGTGTCTGGCAACGCAACTACCAAAAGCCTTGGGAATACCGCAAGCGGCAACGGTCTTGA
- a CDS encoding WecB/TagA/CpsF family glycosyltransferase, translating into MINQGKHSILGVNIAAVDYEFAVATIVAAAERQQPCAVSALAVHGVMTGVLDPVQARRLNGLDWVVPDGQPVRWALGWLYRHWLPDRVYGPTLTLRVAQAFAERGLGVYLYGSRPEVLARFAHNLKQRFPGLVIAGAEASKFRRLSEIERLDLAERIKASGAQAVFVGLGCPRQEVWAYEYRELLNMPILAVGAAFDFHAGTLSQAPKVLQDSGLEWLYRLVQEPRRLWRRYVILNPLYLWNIALQLFGWKRFIPQMPNGQEGIESIG; encoded by the coding sequence ATGATCAATCAGGGTAAGCATTCAATTCTAGGGGTCAATATTGCTGCTGTTGACTATGAGTTTGCAGTTGCAACCATTGTGGCGGCAGCTGAACGTCAACAGCCTTGTGCCGTTAGTGCCTTAGCCGTTCATGGGGTGATGACCGGGGTTTTAGATCCAGTTCAAGCGCGACGGTTAAACGGTCTAGATTGGGTAGTACCGGACGGTCAACCCGTGCGCTGGGCATTGGGTTGGCTCTACCGCCACTGGTTGCCAGACCGAGTGTACGGCCCGACTTTAACTTTGCGGGTTGCTCAGGCTTTTGCTGAACGAGGCTTGGGGGTCTATCTTTATGGGAGTCGACCCGAGGTTCTCGCTCGCTTTGCCCACAACTTGAAACAACGGTTTCCAGGTTTAGTCATTGCCGGAGCAGAAGCTTCAAAATTCCGCAGGCTGAGCGAAATTGAGCGTCTGGATTTGGCCGAGCGCATTAAAGCATCAGGAGCTCAAGCGGTGTTTGTCGGGCTAGGTTGCCCCCGACAAGAAGTTTGGGCTTACGAGTACCGAGAGCTGTTGAACATGCCGATTCTTGCGGTGGGAGCTGCGTTCGACTTTCACGCTGGAACTCTATCCCAAGCCCCCAAGGTTTTACAGGATTCAGGGTTGGAATGGCTGTACCGGTTGGTGCAAGAACCCAGGCGGCTATGGCGGCGTTACGTGATTCTGAACCCGCTGTATCTGTGGAATATTGCTCTACAGCTTTTCGGTTGGAAACGCTTTATTCCCCAAATGCCCAATGGCCAGGAAGGCATAGAGTCTATCGGCTGA
- a CDS encoding phosphomannose isomerase type II C-terminal cupin domain, producing MSRNRDEKPASIPIPSPTTTQIRPWGTVTLLEDGKLYRINRIEVKPGHQISPQMHHHRSEHWVVVSGTARVVCGGKDTIVTQNQSTYVPNCTPHRLENPGVIPLVMIEVQNGEYLGEDDIIRLQEGEEGQVSAT from the coding sequence ATGAGTCGTAATCGAGACGAGAAACCTGCGTCTATCCCAATCCCATCGCCGACGACAACCCAAATTCGGCCTTGGGGAACTGTGACGCTTTTGGAAGATGGCAAGCTGTACCGAATCAACCGTATTGAAGTTAAGCCCGGCCATCAGATCAGCCCACAAATGCACCACCATCGCAGCGAACATTGGGTGGTGGTTTCCGGTACGGCCCGAGTGGTTTGTGGTGGCAAAGACACGATTGTGACCCAAAACCAATCGACCTACGTTCCGAATTGCACCCCCCACCGTCTGGAGAATCCAGGGGTGATTCCGTTGGTGATGATCGAAGTTCAGAACGGCGAATATCTGGGTGAGGACGACATTATTCGGCTTCAAGAGGGCGAAGAGGGTCAAGTCTCAGCTACATAA
- a CDS encoding N-acetylmuramoyl-L-alanine amidase, with amino-acid sequence MQIVYPPANYQTQSARIFILGTALPNGEVRVNGQVVSRSKAGHFAPSFALDVGLNVFRVSWQDIEQVIQITRLDATLVPAKAPSLLPESMVPVEPLACLPDEVICFSVIGTPGARVRVLIGGQIVTLAETDYHTQLPANQSLLTNQNQPRQLSQPGLYQGWTRFHKPEQLGQPRYQLEWQEQQITHLGQAAIEVLDPAQLSAVAVTAWQADARTGPGTDYARLTPLPQRTQATVTGRSGSWLRLDYGGWLSASHAQPLSLKLLPSPASVRSVACTERSGWTDVILPLTVPVPISVRQEADRFWLTLHNTVVQTDLIRLSEQGWVQSLTWQQQPNQVECCLRLKSPQQWGYCLRYEGSSLVLSLRHPPDQTPLIMLDPGHGGEASGARGLNGLPEKDLTLSLAQQVQERLLAAGLRVSLTRQADVSLSLQERTQLIESQLPSLCLSLHYNALPDDGDAEHTQGLSAFWYHPQSLELARFLLCSLLERLNRQSHGLYWGNFALTRPSVCPAVLLELGFLINPEEFEWIVEPQTQTQVAQALADAIVQWLHTA; translated from the coding sequence TTGCAAATCGTCTATCCTCCCGCAAACTATCAAACTCAAAGTGCTCGCATCTTTATCCTAGGCACGGCTTTACCGAACGGAGAGGTTCGAGTGAATGGTCAAGTTGTGTCCCGTTCAAAGGCTGGTCACTTTGCCCCTAGCTTTGCTTTGGATGTGGGCCTCAATGTATTTCGAGTGAGCTGGCAAGACATTGAGCAGGTTATTCAAATTACGCGGTTAGATGCCACGCTTGTACCTGCCAAAGCTCCAAGCCTGCTGCCTGAATCAATGGTTCCAGTGGAGCCTTTAGCCTGCTTGCCCGATGAAGTCATTTGCTTCTCCGTGATTGGGACTCCAGGGGCGCGGGTCAGAGTGTTAATTGGTGGGCAGATTGTCACTTTGGCGGAAACAGATTACCACACGCAACTGCCTGCTAATCAATCGCTACTGACCAACCAAAATCAGCCCAGGCAACTGTCTCAACCCGGTCTGTACCAGGGATGGACTCGGTTTCACAAACCGGAGCAGTTAGGCCAGCCCCGGTATCAGTTGGAGTGGCAGGAGCAGCAAATTACGCACCTAGGTCAGGCTGCGATTGAGGTTCTTGACCCAGCCCAGCTCTCGGCTGTTGCTGTTACCGCCTGGCAAGCCGATGCTCGAACGGGTCCGGGGACAGACTACGCTCGTCTGACTCCTCTACCTCAGAGAACTCAGGCTACGGTGACGGGGCGTTCTGGCAGCTGGCTGCGACTGGATTACGGCGGTTGGCTATCTGCCTCTCACGCTCAACCTCTGAGCTTGAAACTCCTGCCCTCTCCTGCCTCGGTTCGCAGTGTGGCTTGTACTGAGCGCTCTGGCTGGACGGATGTCATCTTGCCGCTCACTGTGCCAGTGCCCATAAGCGTGCGACAGGAGGCAGATCGGTTTTGGCTAACGCTGCATAACACCGTCGTCCAAACGGACCTGATTCGCCTAAGTGAACAGGGCTGGGTTCAAAGTCTGACCTGGCAGCAGCAGCCTAATCAGGTGGAATGCTGTCTGCGTCTGAAGTCCCCACAACAATGGGGCTACTGCCTGCGCTATGAGGGCTCTTCTCTGGTGCTCAGCCTGCGCCATCCGCCTGACCAAACCCCTCTGATTATGCTGGATCCGGGTCATGGCGGCGAGGCATCAGGGGCGCGAGGCCTTAATGGTTTACCTGAAAAAGATCTCACCCTCAGCCTTGCCCAACAGGTGCAGGAACGGCTGCTGGCTGCCGGATTGCGAGTCAGCCTGACCCGCCAAGCGGATGTATCTCTGTCATTGCAGGAGCGCACTCAACTGATCGAATCTCAGTTGCCAAGCCTGTGCCTGAGTTTGCATTACAACGCTCTGCCCGATGATGGCGATGCCGAGCATACTCAGGGCTTGAGTGCTTTTTGGTATCACCCTCAAAGCTTGGAGTTGGCCCGGTTTTTGTTGTGCTCATTGTTGGAGCGCCTGAACCGTCAATCACATGGTTTGTACTGGGGGAATTTTGCGCTAACTCGGCCAAGTGTTTGTCCTGCCGTACTGCTGGAATTAGGGTTTCTAATCAATCCAGAGGAGTTTGAGTGGATTGTGGAACCGCAAACCCAGACACAAGTTGCCCAAGCTTTGGCCGATGCCATTGTGCAGTGGTTACACACGGCTTAA
- a CDS encoding NAD-dependent epimerase/dehydratase family protein: MSIAIITGSAGLVGSEAVRFFSRLGMTVVGIDNNMRQFFFGEEASNDWNRKRLEQEISTYTHYDTDIRDYSKIADIFKHFGPSISLVIHAAAQPSHDWAAGDPFSDFSVNANGTLNLLQATREYCPEVPFIFTSTNKVYGDKPNDLPLIELEKRWEIEPSHVYVSGISEDMSIDQSKHSLFGASKVAADVLVQEYGRYFGMKTVSFRGGCLTGPNHSGTQLHGFLAYVMRCTMTGTPYTIFGYKGKQVRDNIHSSDLVNAFYEFYKNPGSGEVYNIGGGRESNCSMLEAIELCQEIVGRPLQYSYTETNRSGDHIWYVSDLSKFQLRYPDWSIRYNIPKILHEIYECNLERWSHS, from the coding sequence ATGAGTATCGCGATTATCACGGGTTCGGCGGGTCTAGTTGGCTCGGAAGCCGTGCGTTTTTTTAGCCGTCTGGGCATGACGGTTGTTGGGATTGACAATAATATGCGCCAGTTTTTCTTTGGGGAAGAAGCCTCCAATGACTGGAACCGCAAGCGCTTAGAACAAGAAATCAGCACCTACACCCACTACGATACTGATATTCGAGACTACTCAAAGATTGCCGATATTTTTAAACACTTTGGCCCATCTATTTCACTGGTGATTCATGCAGCTGCGCAGCCTTCTCATGATTGGGCTGCTGGCGATCCATTCTCGGATTTTTCGGTCAATGCCAATGGCACACTCAACCTGCTTCAGGCTACACGAGAGTATTGCCCGGAAGTGCCATTTATTTTTACCTCAACCAACAAGGTGTATGGGGATAAGCCCAATGATTTACCTTTAATTGAGCTAGAAAAGCGCTGGGAGATTGAACCCTCTCATGTCTACGTCTCAGGTATTTCTGAGGACATGAGCATCGATCAGAGCAAGCACTCTCTGTTTGGGGCTTCTAAGGTGGCCGCGGACGTTTTAGTTCAGGAATATGGCCGTTACTTCGGCATGAAGACTGTTTCGTTTCGTGGCGGTTGCTTGACCGGTCCCAATCACTCAGGCACACAGCTACACGGTTTTTTAGCCTATGTGATGAGGTGCACCATGACTGGAACGCCATACACGATTTTTGGTTATAAGGGCAAGCAGGTTCGAGATAATATTCACTCTTCAGATTTGGTCAATGCTTTCTATGAGTTTTATAAGAATCCCGGTAGTGGCGAGGTTTATAACATCGGTGGTGGCAGAGAGAGCAACTGTTCAATGCTGGAAGCAATTGAACTCTGTCAGGAAATTGTAGGGCGCCCATTGCAATATTCGTATACGGAGACCAACCGCAGTGGCGACCATATTTGGTACGTCAGCGATCTGTCCAAGTTTCAGCTGCGCTACCCCGACTGGTCAATTCGATACAATATCCCCAAAATTCTGCACGAAATCTACGAGTGCAATCTCGAACGCTGGAGCCACTCATGA
- a CDS encoding cation:proton antiporter, with protein MDDYILNLLVIGLLLLSVTLGSGWIARLPLSYAMIYLVIGITLSPYGVGLIDLRPSAQILERLTEFVVIVSLFSCGLKMNRPLQLWAWNSTARLIGFLMPICIFSVAAVGHWLLKLEWGVAILLGAILAPTDPVLASEVQMYDPEDRDEVRFGLTSEGGLNDALAFPFVYFGLHWLEDSNWQNWFRQWVLIDLLWAIAAGLVMGILVARGIVWIDKKLQELRPVDNLMEDFVALSAILVTYSLTEVVNGYGFLAVFVAGMTIQRAYHDPDKQLSQLEFTERIEKLMEIATILLLGSLLRVEPMLRFGPQALLVAGLLILVIRPIGAWVSTLGYRFHPVKRSLFGWFGIRGVGSLYYLFYALGKGLQGEQGEQIAWITFTTIVFSVIVHGTSATPLMNWYQTQFKKEKLTPPPPPVMQDQ; from the coding sequence GTGGATGACTACATTCTGAATTTACTAGTGATTGGCTTGTTGCTGTTGTCGGTCACCCTAGGATCGGGTTGGATTGCACGATTACCTTTATCTTATGCGATGATTTATTTGGTGATCGGAATCACCCTAAGTCCTTATGGTGTTGGGCTAATTGATTTACGACCCAGCGCTCAAATTCTTGAACGATTAACAGAGTTTGTTGTCATCGTTTCTCTGTTTAGCTGTGGCCTGAAGATGAACCGGCCTCTACAGCTTTGGGCTTGGAATTCTACGGCGAGACTAATTGGCTTTTTGATGCCAATTTGTATCTTCTCAGTGGCCGCTGTCGGTCACTGGCTGCTGAAGCTGGAGTGGGGGGTAGCTATACTACTGGGGGCGATCTTAGCGCCAACTGATCCTGTACTAGCATCAGAAGTTCAGATGTACGATCCCGAAGATCGGGATGAAGTGCGTTTTGGTCTGACTTCGGAAGGGGGCTTAAACGATGCCTTGGCTTTTCCCTTTGTCTACTTCGGTTTGCACTGGCTTGAAGACAGCAATTGGCAAAATTGGTTTAGACAGTGGGTCTTAATTGATTTACTTTGGGCTATTGCTGCCGGCCTTGTGATGGGAATTTTGGTGGCTCGGGGGATTGTTTGGATCGACAAAAAACTGCAAGAGCTCCGGCCCGTTGATAATCTAATGGAAGATTTCGTGGCGCTCAGCGCCATTTTAGTCACCTACTCGCTCACTGAAGTCGTCAATGGCTATGGCTTTCTGGCAGTGTTCGTTGCCGGCATGACGATTCAACGAGCCTACCATGACCCTGATAAGCAGCTTTCGCAGCTGGAATTTACTGAGCGCATTGAGAAATTGATGGAGATCGCTACCATCTTGTTGTTGGGCTCTCTGTTGCGAGTTGAGCCGATGCTGCGCTTCGGTCCGCAGGCTCTGCTCGTTGCAGGGTTATTAATCTTAGTCATTCGACCGATTGGGGCTTGGGTGAGCACCTTGGGCTACCGTTTCCATCCGGTGAAACGTTCACTATTTGGCTGGTTTGGTATCCGAGGTGTCGGTTCGCTTTACTATCTGTTTTATGCTCTAGGGAAGGGTTTGCAGGGGGAACAGGGGGAGCAGATTGCCTGGATTACCTTCACCACGATCGTGTTCTCCGTGATTGTGCATGGTACTAGTGCGACACCTTTAATGAATTGGTATCAAACTCAGTTTAAGAAGGAGAAACTGACCCCACCACCGCCTCCTGTCATGCAAGATCAGTGA
- a CDS encoding NupC/NupG family nucleoside CNT transporter — protein MERLISALGLVVFVGGAYAFSVNRQAVRWRTVLWGIALQIVFALLILRTSAGFAVFKFLGDLVGQLLNFSDAGARFVFGDDFERNYFAFKVLPTIIFFSALISVLYHYGILQRVVGWVAWVMMRTMGTSGAESLSCAANIFIGQTEAPLLIKPYVAQMTQSELHAVMTGGFATIAGGVMAAYISFGVPAGHLIAASVMSAPAALAISKLLYPETEDSLTSGTVRIDVKRSSANVIDATATGASDGLKLVLNIVAMLIAFLALLALVNALLGGLGSLFGLPNLSLELVFSYLLAPVAWLMGVPWADCAQVGILLGKKTILNEFIAYLDLKTLINNAQAGTGPTISERATIISTYALCGFSNIGSIGIQIGGIGGIAPERQADLARLGVRAMIAGSLACFMTAAIAGMLL, from the coding sequence ATGGAGCGTTTGATTTCAGCGCTGGGATTAGTTGTCTTCGTGGGAGGGGCCTATGCTTTCTCCGTGAATCGACAGGCCGTGCGCTGGCGAACGGTGCTGTGGGGAATTGCCCTACAAATTGTCTTTGCTCTTTTAATTCTTAGAACTTCGGCAGGCTTTGCTGTTTTCAAATTTCTAGGCGATCTGGTCGGTCAACTGCTCAACTTCTCCGATGCAGGAGCCCGATTTGTTTTTGGTGATGACTTTGAGCGGAACTATTTTGCTTTCAAAGTCTTGCCCACGATTATTTTCTTCTCCGCTCTGATCAGTGTGCTCTACCACTACGGAATTTTGCAGCGGGTTGTGGGTTGGGTGGCCTGGGTCATGATGCGAACGATGGGGACCTCCGGCGCAGAGTCTCTATCTTGTGCTGCCAATATCTTTATTGGTCAAACTGAAGCTCCATTGCTGATCAAGCCGTATGTTGCTCAGATGACGCAATCGGAATTGCATGCTGTCATGACCGGCGGTTTCGCCACAATTGCCGGGGGGGTGATGGCGGCTTACATCTCATTTGGAGTTCCAGCAGGGCATTTAATTGCTGCGTCCGTGATGTCTGCGCCTGCCGCTTTGGCAATCTCCAAACTGCTCTATCCCGAAACCGAAGACTCTCTGACCTCGGGCACTGTCCGTATTGATGTGAAGCGCTCGTCAGCCAACGTCATTGATGCTACGGCTACTGGAGCCTCAGATGGTCTCAAACTGGTACTAAATATTGTGGCAATGCTCATTGCCTTCCTGGCCCTATTGGCTCTGGTCAATGCTCTGTTGGGCGGGCTGGGATCTCTATTCGGTTTGCCCAACCTTTCGCTAGAACTTGTTTTCTCCTACTTGCTGGCTCCAGTGGCCTGGTTGATGGGAGTTCCCTGGGCTGACTGTGCTCAAGTAGGCATCTTATTGGGGAAGAAGACGATCCTAAACGAATTCATCGCCTACCTAGACCTCAAGACCCTAATCAATAATGCACAGGCTGGAACGGGTCCGACCATCTCCGAACGGGCCACCATTATTTCCACTTATGCGCTATGCGGCTTCTCCAACATTGGTTCTATTGGTATTCAGATTGGTGGCATAGGTGGCATCGCTCCTGAGCGTCAAGCTGATTTGGCTCGCTTGGGTGTTCGGGCGATGATCGCTGGCTCTCTGGCCTGTTTCATGACCGCAGCAATTGCAGGAATGCTTCTGTAA